One Verrucomicrobiia bacterium genomic window, AATGTCCCTAACGAATTTCTCTTCACGGAGTGCCTCCTGCTGGTTTTGTTTGTTTGCCAAGGATTTCGACCACTTTCTGCTCAAAAACGTTGAAAGTGGCTTCGCCTTCCCAAAAATCTCGCAGCTTGCCGGTCCCGTCGAAAAGGAACGTGGCGGGCAACGCGCCCGTCCATTGCTTCCCCATCCCATCAATGAACTCCTGGTCCTTCTCCACCTTCAAGTACGCCGGAAATTCCACGCCGCGCTCGGCCAGGAACTTCTTCACCGCCGGTAGGTCCGTCTCAGTATCCGCCGAGACGAGTAGGACCTTCAAACCCAGCCCCTGATACTTGTGCGCCACGTTCACGAGACCGGGAAATTCCTGCCGACACGGTCCGCACCAGGTCGCCCACATGTTTACCAACACCGCTTTCGCTCCCGAGTCGCGAACCGACTTCTGAATATCAGCGGCGGTGACCGGCGTCACCCGCACGTCTTCGACACGCACCTTGTTCGCCGGCGCACAGGCCGCAAGCCAGGTGCCGGCGCACAGGAGAGCGCCTACCGTAATGTTTCTTCGAATCGCCATCATGACATGTAATAGTACATGAAATCGGTTGCTGCGCCAGTGGGCATTGCGTAGGATTCCGCGTGCTTTCGAGAAGGCGCAATGTACCATGAGCTTCGGGTTGGCCGATTTCGCAGCGGCGGGCTATCTGACTTGGGGCGCTCTCAAGGGCCGGCGTCGCGGCTTGTCCGTCGAACTACCGCGATTCGCCAGTGTGACCCTGGCACTGGTTACGGGCGCGGGGTTGGCGCGTTGGGCGGACCATATATTTGAGGACATTAACAAACTTACGGGCCAGGCGGCCGGCGCGCTGGGCTGGGGTGGAATCCTCGTAGGTGCGTTCTATCTGGCGCGCCAGTTCCGGGCTTGGATGGGGCAATGGATCACGGGCCTGTTGCCGGAAGAAACTGTGCAGAAGCGGGCTGGTATGGCGGCCGGGTTCCTGCGAACGCTCGTCATTAGTTCCATCATCACGATCTGTCTCCTGCACACGCCGCTGGCGTTCCTCGTTCGCGATTCCGTGATGGGCGGTCTCGCAAGAATCGTGCAACCCGTCTATCACGTGGCCAACAAACCGCACCCTTGACCCACCTGCGCGGGGCTTTTGCCAGATAGTGCGCCACGCTGGACAATGCACTGGACACTATGTCCAACGCACTGAACACCTACCACTGGTAACCCGATGCGATTTGCGTCCGTTTAAAAAATAATTGCGCTGCATTGATTGTCCTAACTGCAACGGGGCGCACGCATTTCACGCACGAGCGAATGCGTCGCTTACGACTCTCGTTCTTCTGGCATAGCCTATGCGATCTTAGGTTACCGACGAGCAAGGGTATGTGGAAACGATCGACGCCCCCGCGCGTCCGTATTCGTAAATGAAACCGAAGACAAGAATGGATAGTTTGGTGAACGCGTCAAACACTCTGAGCTTTGGGTCTCCTATTGTTCAGAAGAGTCGTAGAGAACCGCGCCGAACTGCATGGACGTTGATCTGCGCGGGCTTTTTGACAGGCGTGTTGATCTGCGGCCTTGTGCTGTTGATGCGGTAAGGAAACAATGCGAACAACTATGCACCCACACGCGCCAGAAACCAGCGCCGTCGCAATCCAC contains:
- a CDS encoding TlpA disulfide reductase family protein — its product is MMAIRRNITVGALLCAGTWLAACAPANKVRVEDVRVTPVTAADIQKSVRDSGAKAVLVNMWATWCGPCRQEFPGLVNVAHKYQGLGLKVLLVSADTETDLPAVKKFLAERGVEFPAYLKVEKDQEFIDGMGKQWTGALPATFLFDGTGKLRDFWEGEATFNVFEQKVVEILGKQTKPAGGTP
- a CDS encoding CvpA family protein, whose translation is MSFGLADFAAAGYLTWGALKGRRRGLSVELPRFASVTLALVTGAGLARWADHIFEDINKLTGQAAGALGWGGILVGAFYLARQFRAWMGQWITGLLPEETVQKRAGMAAGFLRTLVISSIITICLLHTPLAFLVRDSVMGGLARIVQPVYHVANKPHP